From Enhydrobacter sp., the proteins below share one genomic window:
- a CDS encoding outer membrane beta-barrel protein, translating into MWISANRSHLVWTPLLGWILLSCAAASAQVQMAQAPPAAAGAAAGTDGGAATPATVIPPGGAAPAPPSTLTRDETPGRRDAATPDQQTTPTGARAGSVIGGFGPIGITPSVQSSISSSVASSIATSVQTPFGGGGAPRDDLGVTLGSFRLFPQIEVNVGSDSNVFAQNASQGTVGSLYTSILPSLELRSQWLNHELRGVLNGGFGFYANAPSQNYQNYTARVDAKLEIQQDFYVPVSVGYRRQTEPLGTPNTTAVSAPTVVDIIPVRIGLYQRFNRFFYEASASATRYWHHDFSNLVSGGLPASSRDRIEYEERIRLGYEITDDFAIFIQPAINQRRYTNFFNVAGQERNSDGFNMGVGFTQKFTATSSIEGNLGYQTQNYITGPTSDYTFGLSGNWTGYAPLTLRPNISRSITESALSTYKNIVSTVLGLDFTYVIHDAWTAIGGFSVNNAEYNPVDATVTQPRTDRIYRGQLGVLYSFRPEFQIGPVFEYTKGTSTDNVGGPAYDRRVVFLRLVGKR; encoded by the coding sequence ATGTGGATTAGCGCGAATCGCTCCCATCTCGTCTGGACGCCGCTGCTTGGTTGGATCCTGCTGTCCTGCGCCGCGGCGTCGGCTCAGGTTCAGATGGCCCAGGCCCCGCCGGCGGCGGCCGGGGCCGCCGCCGGTACGGACGGCGGGGCCGCGACGCCGGCGACCGTCATTCCGCCGGGAGGCGCGGCGCCGGCGCCGCCTTCGACCCTGACCCGGGACGAGACGCCCGGCCGGCGGGACGCCGCGACTCCGGATCAGCAGACGACGCCGACCGGTGCCCGCGCCGGCAGCGTCATCGGCGGTTTCGGTCCGATCGGGATCACGCCGAGCGTGCAGTCGAGCATCTCGTCGTCGGTCGCCAGTTCGATCGCCACGTCGGTGCAAACGCCGTTCGGCGGCGGCGGCGCGCCGCGCGACGACCTCGGCGTCACGCTGGGGTCGTTCCGCCTCTTCCCGCAGATCGAGGTGAATGTCGGTTCCGACAGCAACGTGTTCGCGCAGAACGCCTCGCAGGGCACGGTCGGCTCGCTCTACACGTCCATCCTGCCGAGCCTCGAGCTCAGGTCGCAGTGGCTCAATCACGAACTGCGCGGCGTGCTCAACGGCGGGTTCGGCTTCTATGCCAACGCGCCGTCGCAGAACTACCAGAACTACACGGCCCGCGTGGACGCCAAGCTCGAGATCCAGCAGGATTTCTACGTGCCGGTTTCGGTGGGCTACCGGCGCCAGACCGAACCGCTGGGCACCCCCAACACGACGGCGGTGTCGGCGCCGACCGTGGTCGACATCATTCCCGTCCGGATCGGCCTCTACCAGCGCTTCAACCGCTTCTTCTACGAGGCGAGTGCCTCGGCGACGCGCTACTGGCATCACGACTTCAGCAACCTGGTCTCCGGCGGCCTGCCGGCCTCGAGCCGCGACCGCATCGAGTACGAGGAGAGGATCCGCCTCGGCTACGAGATCACCGACGATTTCGCCATCTTCATCCAGCCGGCGATCAACCAGCGCCGCTACACCAACTTCTTCAATGTCGCCGGGCAGGAGCGCAACTCCGACGGCTTCAACATGGGGGTGGGCTTCACCCAGAAGTTCACGGCGACCAGTTCGATCGAAGGCAACCTGGGCTACCAGACCCAAAACTACATCACCGGGCCGACGTCCGATTACACCTTCGGCCTGTCGGGCAACTGGACCGGATATGCCCCCCTGACCTTGCGGCCGAACATCTCGCGGTCGATCACGGAATCGGCGCTGAGCACCTACAAGAACATCGTCAGCACGGTGCTCGGCCTCGACTTCACCTACGTCATCCACGACGCCTGGACGGCCATCGGCGGGTTCTCGGTCAACAACGCCGAATACAATCCCGTCGACGCAACAGTCACACAGCCTCGCACCGACCGAATCTATCGTGGGCAGCTCGGCGTTCTTTATTCCTTCCGCCCGGAGTTCCAGATCGGCCCAGTGTTCGAGTACACCAAGGGCACGTCGACGGACAACGTGGGCGGGCCGGCCTATGATCGGCGGGTCGTGTTTCTCCGGTTGGTGGGCAAGCGGTGA
- a CDS encoding polysaccharide export protein → MAVFLAGCSDRTTTGIYALPLAPETVPQVGVPPQVGPTNAPDRECKQQQTEYKLGSGDKIRVVVLSDPQFSGDYEVNSAGTINARMLGNMSVTGSTTADLEEQLKSRYLSAGFLTDPRISVELVSYRPFFIIGEVSRPGSFQYLSCLRVVQAVAVAGGYTRRASRARITIRRFFSNFAEEEYVTEDTLVEPGDVVRVPERYF, encoded by the coding sequence GTGGCGGTTTTCCTGGCCGGCTGCTCGGATCGGACGACCACGGGCATCTACGCACTGCCCCTGGCGCCGGAGACGGTGCCCCAGGTCGGCGTGCCGCCTCAGGTCGGTCCGACGAACGCGCCGGATCGCGAGTGCAAGCAGCAGCAGACCGAGTACAAGCTCGGCTCGGGCGACAAGATCAGGGTCGTGGTGCTGTCCGATCCGCAGTTCTCCGGGGACTACGAGGTCAATTCGGCCGGCACGATCAATGCGCGCATGCTGGGCAACATGTCGGTCACCGGGTCGACGACCGCCGATCTCGAGGAGCAGCTCAAGAGCCGCTATCTCTCGGCGGGCTTCCTGACCGATCCGCGCATCAGCGTCGAACTGGTGAGCTACCGGCCGTTCTTCATCATCGGCGAGGTCAGCCGGCCGGGTTCGTTTCAATACCTGTCCTGCCTGCGGGTCGTGCAGGCGGTGGCGGTGGCAGGCGGCTACACGAGGCGCGCGTCGCGCGCGCGCATCACGATTCGCCGCTTCTTTTCGAATTTCGCCGAGGAAGAGTACGTGACGGAGGACACTCTAGTCGAACCGGGCGATGTCGTCCGGGTGCCGGAGCGGTACTTCTAG